Proteins encoded in a region of the Stieleria neptunia genome:
- a CDS encoding ATP-binding protein, producing MKTRVITRRSVNNGLPKRCAAIPRVAIVVIAVVVTLNVAIAEEPFKIEHSDPFTEPWRISRFPEVDHLKLRCIAEDLDGNVWFGVRDGALRYDGYRWTRHGSDQGLPPADVRSLTTLANGELVAATAQGLYQQSGSRWKRIFPTASQSTWGFSGTVIESRDGSIWASCSRGLVRLAAQTSTLFTSREFVEHFQREELFDTVIALPDDCLPRKGFDQTLGIVFSGHQVAALSRISPARAAGLRPKDRILAVNGTPLRGAIALSKAPGKQIRLRIERPGTGQQQTIDIPTEDISGTYLSPSIEFLLEDSVGRIWAGGLNGVLMMSPDGGGTWRSWSKSDCPVQGRLHQLLESSDGNIWAFAPRQANCVLFFDGQQWNDDHSTELGVNVSDAVQASDGSIWVSTLNRIYVFQHGRWKFYDARDTKIPSRSQRMLAASDGSLWIFGNSQSVVRIELSRDKFTSLKGLTYQCTDSSGAQWFLSDARSRIIRRDGQAVVSFGAEDGAIGHPTSIVSLPNIGVVAIGAHRGTSAIATYEGQTWTRRTFPDVAEGFSNKAFAITKQGSLWIGGKSKRNRGQVGGLVSGIGDDWNHLRPPLVPAYIGWIVELHDGRLMAGNSSGVWTSDGTHWWNISDPLLRGASCPDAAVDAGGTVWLASRAKGVLRFQDDSWTSLTVDDGLASNEVSAIHADRQGTIWVSTRDGLCRFDGKRFRRIDFPEEFGRRSIRSDADNALWLDGVLRYKPDPDAPRATLDQSAITVDPGAQTVVSWRGVDKWNRTAANDLRWSWRVDRGAWSAFVKQNQTALENLPVGDHTLELRVSDGDANVSPTTQAVEITVLKPYWMRTWFLSVAAMLLVLIGWLAISLMRNTLALRRTNRQLERAREELAQQFAEKSAQFRAICDCSPVGIFVTNNANEITYFNSYLAEVAGLKGEPDSQSTWLDAVHPDDRDHIQASWHSGTQADAGKQFSFSGRLLHADGTIRSFNVVADRIQRDGECLGYVGALEDVTEKLSAEVELKESNRQLREALDRLANAQEIAIKRERLNALGRMAAGVAHDINNSLTPLLTYAEMLEQDSDLQGASRNWLKLIRLGVTDTAETVRRLEHFYRESHNREFLEVLDLDAIVTQSVDLTRPRWQNDSLSSGKQISVHTNFAASPLVKGNGPQLRAVLTNLIFNAVEAIDDQGEITIRVDADGSSAIVDVSDSGRGMSDEQLRHCTEPFYTTHTKGSGLGLSECDGIVRQHGGELHVESTPGQGTTVQFRLPREDDSEPPVDEDVVQSAAPPDAKRDHGGTPRQSSDVFRVLCIDDDELVRHSTVALLQSLQLSVETAADGPTALEQLDQEEFQLVLCDQGLPGMDGLTVLKHIKARRPNLPVIMVSGWSLPQYDGVQPDGFLEKPFAMDALADLIESLLQCADVS from the coding sequence ATGAAGACGCGAGTCATCACGCGGCGGTCAGTCAACAACGGATTGCCAAAGAGGTGTGCCGCAATCCCCCGGGTGGCGATTGTCGTGATCGCAGTTGTGGTAACGCTCAACGTTGCGATTGCGGAAGAACCCTTCAAAATCGAGCACTCCGATCCGTTCACCGAACCGTGGCGGATCAGCCGGTTCCCCGAAGTGGACCACCTCAAGCTCCGTTGCATCGCCGAGGATCTCGATGGCAACGTCTGGTTCGGGGTGCGGGACGGCGCGCTCCGATACGATGGCTACCGTTGGACCCGGCACGGCAGCGACCAGGGGTTGCCCCCCGCTGACGTGAGGTCGCTCACCACACTCGCCAACGGTGAACTGGTCGCGGCCACTGCCCAAGGGCTGTATCAACAAAGCGGCTCACGTTGGAAACGCATCTTCCCCACCGCTTCGCAGTCGACGTGGGGCTTCTCGGGGACGGTGATCGAATCCCGAGACGGATCGATTTGGGCGAGCTGCTCGCGCGGACTGGTCCGGCTGGCTGCCCAAACGTCAACGTTGTTCACGAGCCGAGAATTTGTCGAACACTTCCAACGGGAAGAACTCTTCGACACTGTGATCGCATTGCCGGACGATTGTCTGCCGCGAAAAGGCTTCGATCAAACCCTCGGGATCGTCTTCAGCGGACATCAAGTCGCGGCGCTGAGTCGCATCAGTCCGGCCCGCGCGGCGGGCTTGCGGCCCAAGGACAGAATCTTGGCGGTCAACGGCACCCCGTTGAGGGGCGCGATCGCATTGAGCAAAGCACCGGGAAAGCAAATTCGATTGCGAATCGAGCGTCCTGGCACCGGCCAGCAACAGACGATTGACATCCCAACGGAGGACATTTCCGGCACGTATCTCTCTCCCTCGATCGAGTTCCTGCTGGAAGACAGCGTCGGCCGCATCTGGGCCGGCGGGCTGAACGGCGTGTTGATGATGAGCCCCGACGGTGGCGGCACGTGGCGCAGTTGGTCCAAGTCGGACTGTCCGGTCCAGGGCCGGCTACACCAACTCTTGGAGTCGTCCGACGGAAACATTTGGGCCTTCGCTCCGCGGCAAGCCAACTGCGTCCTTTTCTTTGACGGACAACAATGGAACGACGACCATTCGACGGAACTGGGCGTCAATGTCTCCGATGCCGTGCAAGCGTCGGACGGTTCGATCTGGGTCAGTACCTTGAACCGCATTTACGTGTTCCAACACGGTCGCTGGAAATTCTACGACGCACGCGACACCAAGATCCCCAGCCGCAGCCAGCGGATGTTGGCCGCCTCCGATGGTTCGCTCTGGATCTTTGGAAACAGCCAATCGGTCGTGCGCATCGAATTGTCACGGGACAAGTTCACCTCGTTGAAAGGCCTGACGTATCAATGCACGGACTCCTCGGGTGCACAATGGTTCCTCTCCGATGCCAGATCGCGAATCATCCGACGCGACGGGCAGGCCGTGGTTTCGTTCGGTGCCGAGGACGGCGCCATCGGTCACCCGACCAGCATTGTTTCCTTGCCCAACATCGGCGTGGTCGCGATCGGTGCCCACAGGGGAACCAGCGCCATCGCAACCTACGAGGGTCAAACGTGGACGCGTCGAACGTTCCCCGATGTCGCGGAAGGGTTCAGCAATAAAGCGTTTGCCATCACCAAGCAAGGGAGTCTCTGGATCGGCGGCAAGAGCAAACGCAACCGGGGGCAGGTTGGCGGCCTCGTTTCAGGTATCGGCGACGATTGGAATCACCTGCGTCCACCGCTCGTCCCCGCCTATATCGGATGGATCGTGGAACTGCACGACGGTCGACTGATGGCGGGCAACAGTTCTGGGGTCTGGACGTCTGACGGCACGCATTGGTGGAACATTAGCGATCCGTTGCTCCGAGGAGCCTCTTGTCCCGACGCCGCGGTGGATGCCGGCGGCACCGTTTGGTTGGCCTCCCGGGCCAAAGGCGTTCTCCGATTTCAGGATGACTCCTGGACGTCATTGACGGTTGACGACGGACTCGCATCCAACGAGGTCTCCGCGATTCACGCCGATCGCCAGGGAACGATTTGGGTCAGCACCCGAGACGGACTTTGCCGTTTCGACGGCAAACGATTCAGACGGATTGATTTTCCGGAAGAGTTTGGACGCCGATCGATTCGCTCGGACGCCGATAACGCACTCTGGCTCGACGGCGTGCTGCGTTACAAGCCAGATCCTGACGCGCCCCGGGCGACGTTGGATCAATCTGCGATCACGGTGGATCCGGGGGCGCAAACGGTTGTGTCCTGGCGCGGCGTCGACAAGTGGAATCGAACCGCCGCGAATGACCTGCGTTGGTCATGGCGAGTCGATCGCGGTGCATGGTCGGCGTTCGTCAAACAAAACCAAACCGCGTTGGAAAATCTGCCCGTCGGCGATCATACGCTAGAACTTCGCGTGTCCGACGGCGACGCCAACGTGTCCCCGACGACACAGGCGGTTGAGATCACCGTGCTCAAGCCGTATTGGATGCGAACGTGGTTCCTGTCCGTCGCCGCGATGCTGTTGGTCTTGATCGGTTGGCTGGCCATCAGCTTGATGCGCAACACCCTGGCCCTGCGGCGAACGAACCGACAGCTGGAACGGGCACGCGAAGAACTGGCCCAACAGTTCGCCGAAAAATCGGCGCAGTTTCGGGCCATTTGCGATTGCTCACCGGTCGGCATCTTCGTCACCAATAACGCGAACGAGATCACCTACTTCAACAGTTACCTGGCGGAGGTCGCCGGACTTAAGGGTGAGCCGGATTCGCAATCCACTTGGTTGGATGCGGTGCATCCGGACGACCGTGATCACATCCAGGCCTCGTGGCACTCCGGTACACAAGCGGACGCAGGCAAGCAGTTCAGTTTTTCAGGGCGTTTACTGCATGCCGACGGGACCATTCGCAGTTTTAACGTGGTCGCCGATCGAATTCAGCGTGACGGCGAGTGCCTCGGGTACGTCGGCGCCCTCGAAGACGTCACCGAAAAGCTGAGCGCCGAAGTAGAACTCAAAGAAAGTAATCGACAACTACGCGAGGCACTTGATCGTTTGGCCAACGCCCAGGAGATCGCCATCAAGCGAGAACGACTCAACGCGCTCGGCCGGATGGCCGCCGGCGTCGCCCACGACATCAACAATTCGCTGACACCGCTGCTGACCTACGCCGAAATGCTCGAACAAGACTCCGATCTGCAAGGGGCAAGTCGGAATTGGTTGAAACTGATTCGACTGGGCGTGACCGACACCGCGGAAACGGTTCGCCGCTTGGAACACTTCTATCGTGAATCACACAATCGTGAATTTTTGGAAGTCCTTGATCTGGATGCCATCGTCACACAGTCGGTCGACTTAACACGCCCCCGATGGCAAAACGATTCGCTTTCGTCGGGCAAACAAATCAGCGTGCACACGAACTTCGCGGCCAGCCCCTTGGTCAAAGGAAATGGACCGCAGTTGCGAGCGGTTCTGACCAATCTGATTTTCAACGCCGTCGAAGCGATTGACGATCAGGGCGAGATCACCATCCGCGTCGACGCCGATGGAAGCAGCGCGATTGTCGATGTCTCCGACTCTGGCCGCGGGATGTCCGACGAACAGCTGCGACATTGCACCGAACCGTTTTACACCACCCACACCAAAGGCAGCGGCTTGGGCCTCAGTGAGTGCGATGGCATCGTTCGCCAACATGGCGGCGAACTGCACGTCGAATCCACGCCGGGCCAAGGCACGACCGTGCAGTTCCGGTTGCCACGCGAAGACGACTCGGAACCGCCGGTCGACGAGGACGTGGTGCAGTCGGCCGCTCCGCCGGATGCCAAGAGGGATCACGGTGGAACGCCCCGGCAGTCCTCCGATGTTTTTCGCGTGTTGTGCATCGACGACGACGAACTGGTCCGGCATTCCACCGTCGCCCTCCTGCAATCGCTGCAACTGAGCGTCGAAACCGCCGCAGACGGACCGACGGCGCTCGAGCAATTGGACCAGGAAGAGTTTCAGTTGGTGCTCTGTGATCAGGGGCTGCCCGGAATGGACGGGCTGACCGTTCTCAAACACATCAAGGCACGCCGACCGAATCTGCCCGTGATCATGGTCTCCGGTTGGTCGTTGCCACAATACGACGGCGTCCAGCCGGATGGATTTCTGGAAAAGCCATTCGCGATGGATGCCCTTGCGGACCTGATCGAATCGCTCTTGCAGTGCGCCGACGTTTCGTGA
- a CDS encoding lysophospholipid acyltransferase family protein yields the protein MNLQAPSTTDSRARPQPFTFYPPNSNRLVTWLVQLGIRSSIRRKLRVTEIEISDEDLESLRQLKGERCLVTPSHSGGFEPHIIMYLSKLLGDSYNYVAAMELFQQSWINRFLMPRMGVYSIIRGSVDRPSFSMTRKLLAAGKRWLVIFPEGETVWQNSVVMPFQQGVFQLAFKGYEDAAKQDDQASLYCLPIAIKYVYLGDMHDEIDASLARLESKLAIGDGASQATRHARLRRVVEAVVAANEKTHGVQPAPDSDLSDRAENLKLYAICELEQQLGISATTKQTLLDRIRILFNAVDRIVHEEPSGSEYEQQLAVQRQQLARRYYDELWQLLQFVALHDGYVGESMTFERFLDVLCLLEMEVCKERKFWGPRKACVKVGQPIDLKDHASAYAADKRGTVQAVTGMLETSVRSMLQQLEVGCGSVMDE from the coding sequence ATGAATTTGCAAGCCCCTTCGACGACGGATTCACGCGCACGGCCGCAGCCGTTTACGTTCTACCCTCCCAACAGCAATCGGCTGGTGACCTGGCTGGTGCAGCTGGGGATTCGGTCTTCGATTCGGCGAAAGTTGCGTGTCACCGAGATCGAGATCAGCGACGAAGATTTGGAATCATTGCGGCAGCTCAAGGGCGAGCGATGTCTGGTGACGCCCAGCCATTCGGGAGGGTTCGAGCCACACATCATCATGTATTTGTCAAAACTGCTCGGGGACAGTTACAACTACGTCGCGGCGATGGAATTGTTTCAGCAATCGTGGATCAATCGCTTTTTGATGCCGCGGATGGGTGTGTACTCGATCATCCGCGGCTCGGTCGATCGACCTTCGTTCAGCATGACGCGCAAGCTGTTGGCGGCCGGCAAACGTTGGCTGGTCATTTTTCCCGAAGGCGAGACGGTGTGGCAAAACAGCGTCGTCATGCCGTTTCAACAGGGGGTCTTCCAACTGGCGTTCAAAGGGTATGAGGACGCGGCGAAGCAAGACGATCAGGCCAGTCTTTACTGTCTTCCGATCGCCATCAAGTACGTCTATCTCGGCGACATGCACGACGAAATTGACGCATCGCTCGCGCGGCTGGAATCCAAACTGGCGATCGGGGATGGGGCATCGCAGGCGACACGGCATGCGCGTCTCCGACGAGTCGTCGAAGCGGTCGTCGCGGCGAATGAAAAAACGCATGGCGTTCAACCGGCCCCCGACAGCGACCTGAGCGATCGGGCGGAGAATTTAAAGCTGTACGCGATCTGCGAATTGGAACAGCAGTTGGGGATCTCCGCGACCACCAAGCAAACCCTGTTGGACCGGATTCGAATACTGTTCAACGCCGTCGACCGGATCGTTCACGAGGAACCGAGTGGATCGGAGTACGAGCAGCAGTTGGCGGTCCAGCGTCAACAACTCGCGCGACGGTACTACGACGAGCTTTGGCAGTTGTTGCAATTTGTCGCGTTGCACGACGGCTACGTCGGAGAATCGATGACGTTCGAGAGGTTTTTAGACGTCTTGTGCTTGTTGGAGATGGAGGTCTGCAAAGAGCGAAAGTTCTGGGGTCCCAGGAAGGCGTGCGTGAAAGTGGGGCAGCCGATCGACTTGAAAGACCACGCGTCGGCCTATGCGGCGGACAAACGGGGAACGGTTCAAGCCGTCACCGGCATGCTCGAAACCTCCGTCCGCTCGATGCTCCAGCAGCTTGAGGTGGGCTGCGGTTCGGTGATGGATGAGTGA
- a CDS encoding DUF427 domain-containing protein, with product MATAKWNGTIIARSDDTVVVEGNHYFPADSVDAARLRPSDHQTTCGWKGVAHYKSLEVDGKVNENAAWYYPDPKPQAENLRGRFAFWKGVVVDRGGGADQTPDGAECEIK from the coding sequence ATGGCGACTGCCAAATGGAACGGAACGATCATTGCCCGGAGTGACGACACGGTCGTCGTGGAAGGGAATCACTACTTCCCGGCCGACAGCGTCGACGCGGCGCGGTTGCGACCCAGCGATCACCAGACGACGTGCGGATGGAAAGGCGTCGCACATTACAAGAGCCTTGAGGTGGATGGAAAGGTCAACGAGAATGCGGCTTGGTACTATCCCGATCCGAAGCCTCAGGCGGAGAACCTTCGTGGCCGATTTGCGTTTTGGAAAGGCGTTGTGGTTGATCGAGGCGGCGGCGCAGACCAGACGCCCGACGGGGCCGAGTGCGAGATCAAGTAG
- a CDS encoding MFS transporter, with protein MMLALVTAGEAVFFLPFVLPRIFRPTLLDVFGISNLQLGMAFSIYGVVAMLAYFPGGPLADRFDARKLMVIALVATSVGGLVMATIPSPDAVKSLYGFWGLTTILLFWSPLIRATRQWGVDGLSEGGLSERATPGRAFGILDGGRGLIAALIASLSVWLFAALIPADVQVATLAERSQAFGKVVLLFAAVTVLSAVLVWFALPQRVSSPNRQKQPARADGGIGAVLRMPTVWLQAVIVVCAYVAYKGLDDVSLYAKEVLLFDEVQAAKIGTVSMWMRPPAAVLAGLVADRFGVSKSTLVCFAAIAVGIGSLAAGLLPPGAMVLFFATLVTTSAAVFAVRGLYFALMEEGCVPMERTGTAVGIVSVIGYTPDVFMGPLMGWLLDRSPGEMGHRHLFAAVTSFAITGLIATVVFRRHQKLGSPGRLGEEAVVR; from the coding sequence ATGATGCTTGCGCTGGTCACCGCCGGCGAGGCCGTGTTTTTTCTGCCCTTCGTGTTGCCGCGAATCTTTCGGCCGACGTTGCTGGACGTGTTCGGAATCAGCAACCTGCAGTTGGGGATGGCGTTTTCGATCTACGGCGTCGTTGCGATGCTGGCCTACTTTCCCGGCGGTCCGCTGGCGGATCGTTTCGACGCGCGAAAACTGATGGTGATCGCGCTGGTGGCAACGTCCGTCGGCGGTTTGGTGATGGCCACGATCCCTTCGCCCGACGCGGTGAAGTCTTTGTACGGTTTTTGGGGTTTGACCACGATCTTGCTGTTTTGGTCACCCCTGATTCGGGCGACGCGGCAGTGGGGCGTTGATGGATTGTCAGAGGGCGGATTATCAGAACGTGCCACGCCGGGACGGGCGTTCGGAATTCTGGACGGAGGCCGCGGCTTGATCGCCGCCCTGATCGCCAGTTTGTCGGTTTGGTTGTTTGCCGCGCTGATCCCCGCCGACGTGCAGGTGGCCACCTTGGCCGAACGGTCCCAGGCGTTTGGCAAGGTGGTGTTGCTGTTTGCGGCGGTGACCGTTTTGTCTGCGGTCCTGGTATGGTTCGCGTTGCCGCAGCGGGTTTCCTCGCCGAATCGGCAAAAGCAACCAGCCCGGGCGGACGGCGGGATCGGGGCGGTCCTACGGATGCCCACGGTTTGGTTGCAGGCGGTGATCGTCGTCTGTGCTTACGTCGCGTACAAGGGACTCGATGACGTGTCGCTGTACGCCAAGGAGGTGTTGTTGTTCGATGAAGTGCAGGCGGCAAAAATCGGCACGGTGTCGATGTGGATGCGGCCACCGGCAGCTGTTCTCGCCGGGTTGGTCGCCGATCGATTCGGCGTTTCCAAATCAACGCTGGTGTGTTTTGCCGCGATTGCCGTGGGAATCGGTTCGCTGGCCGCCGGCTTGCTGCCGCCCGGAGCGATGGTGCTGTTCTTTGCCACGCTGGTTACCACCAGTGCGGCCGTGTTCGCGGTTCGCGGGTTGTACTTCGCATTGATGGAAGAAGGTTGCGTGCCGATGGAACGCACCGGCACGGCGGTTGGAATCGTGTCGGTGATCGGTTACACGCCCGACGTCTTCATGGGGCCGCTGATGGGCTGGTTGCTCGATCGATCGCCGGGCGAGATGGGACATCGACACCTGTTTGCGGCGGTCACGTCGTTCGCCATCACGGGGTTGATCGCGACGGTTGTGTTCCGCAGGCATCAGAAACTCGGTTCGCCCGGACGGTTGGGCGAAGAGGCTGTTGTCCGCTGA
- a CDS encoding transglutaminase family protein, which yields MDPDDDVMQALAAHDQRVARSGRSIWVGAEPTYTDRFSESPQWLFDALGDDKRDRALKMLARLGKHEHGAAILRCVGRQYGGEPHPRWSVGIYARRDGARLWSGPPDPALAPPPPTPGTASDTTPNPPVLAATLSKALRSIGLNATTLQPPLRERVVFRTDGTAPPDCAAKAPALARSSLHSERVVGAEVEDELAESGNYLIVCSDTDGVANLELPKIPDVELFGRLLGAISTATLELDLPAVMLSGHPPPVDPTVRWTTITPDPAVIEINMAPVACTVDLLQHLRDLENAADQERLAPLRLQYNGVENDSGGGGHITLGGARPSVSPFLTLGHLLPGIVRYFNRHPSLSYLHATDSVGPSSQAPRVDESLHHDLSDFSLALELLKRTDSPTPETLWNSLAPFLADPSGNSHRAEINIEKLWNPFLGGRGCNGLVEFRAFRMAPSPETTAALAALLRAIVTMLAEQPFDEPLTQWGSKLHSRFSLPYYLHRDLKEVLTDLDTSGLGLADPLVELLLRDRDLILAERTLGSVHLEIRRALEFWPLVGDVATQERGGSRLIDSSTSRIEIRLRPTDPNEPLDQWNVTVGDWSIPLEQVEDDAGPIALVGLRYRTFVPVRGLHPTLGAQSPLTLCLSHPRAGHWHVSLHDWHPKSEPYAGLPANVDEARQRREQRCVVEPIEAKTIASTVSPPRDAVCDQVVDLRWQQPKAS from the coding sequence ATGGATCCTGACGACGACGTGATGCAAGCCTTGGCGGCGCACGACCAGCGTGTGGCGCGTTCGGGGCGATCGATCTGGGTCGGTGCCGAACCGACTTACACCGATCGGTTTTCCGAATCTCCCCAGTGGCTGTTCGATGCCCTGGGCGACGACAAACGGGACCGCGCCCTGAAGATGTTGGCGCGGCTGGGAAAGCACGAACACGGCGCCGCCATCCTGCGTTGCGTCGGACGACAATATGGCGGCGAGCCGCATCCGCGTTGGTCGGTGGGCATCTACGCGCGACGCGACGGAGCACGCCTCTGGTCCGGCCCACCGGACCCCGCGCTGGCGCCGCCGCCGCCGACACCTGGCACAGCATCTGACACGACACCGAATCCGCCGGTGCTGGCCGCCACGCTGTCCAAAGCCCTGCGCTCGATCGGCTTGAACGCGACGACGCTTCAGCCGCCACTGCGGGAGCGCGTGGTGTTCCGCACCGATGGAACCGCGCCGCCGGACTGCGCCGCCAAAGCCCCCGCGCTGGCCCGATCCTCGCTACACAGCGAGCGGGTGGTGGGCGCCGAAGTCGAAGACGAGTTGGCCGAGTCGGGAAACTATTTGATCGTGTGCTCAGACACAGACGGCGTGGCGAATTTGGAGCTTCCGAAAATCCCCGACGTCGAGCTTTTCGGGCGGTTGCTCGGTGCCATTTCAACGGCCACGCTGGAATTGGACCTGCCCGCCGTGATGCTCAGCGGACACCCTCCACCGGTCGACCCGACCGTCCGATGGACGACGATCACGCCCGACCCTGCGGTGATCGAAATCAACATGGCGCCGGTCGCCTGCACCGTCGATCTGCTGCAACACTTACGTGACTTGGAAAACGCCGCGGATCAGGAGCGTCTGGCGCCGTTGCGGTTGCAGTACAACGGGGTGGAAAACGATTCGGGCGGGGGCGGACACATCACGCTCGGCGGAGCGCGCCCCTCGGTCAGCCCGTTTCTGACCCTCGGACATTTGTTGCCCGGCATCGTTCGCTACTTCAATCGACACCCGTCGCTGTCCTACCTGCACGCCACCGACTCGGTCGGCCCCTCCAGCCAGGCGCCTCGGGTGGACGAAAGCCTGCACCACGACCTGTCGGACTTTTCGCTCGCGCTCGAACTCCTCAAGCGAACCGACAGCCCGACGCCCGAAACGCTCTGGAATAGCCTCGCACCGTTTCTTGCCGACCCCTCCGGGAACAGCCACCGGGCCGAAATCAACATCGAGAAGCTATGGAATCCGTTCTTGGGCGGGCGAGGCTGCAACGGGCTGGTCGAGTTTCGGGCGTTTCGCATGGCACCGTCCCCCGAGACCACCGCGGCATTGGCGGCCCTGCTGCGGGCGATCGTCACGATGCTCGCCGAGCAACCCTTTGACGAACCGCTGACACAATGGGGATCGAAATTGCACTCGCGGTTTTCGCTGCCGTATTACCTGCATCGCGACCTGAAAGAAGTCCTCACCGATCTCGACACGAGCGGTCTGGGGCTCGCTGATCCGCTGGTCGAACTGTTGCTCCGCGATCGTGACCTGATCCTCGCCGAACGGACGCTCGGATCAGTGCATCTGGAGATCCGCAGGGCGCTGGAGTTTTGGCCGCTGGTCGGCGACGTCGCGACCCAAGAACGCGGCGGTTCGAGATTGATCGACTCCAGCACCTCGCGGATCGAAATCCGATTGCGACCGACCGATCCGAACGAACCGCTCGATCAATGGAACGTCACTGTCGGCGATTGGTCGATCCCGCTCGAGCAGGTCGAGGATGACGCAGGCCCGATCGCGTTGGTCGGCTTGCGCTATCGAACCTTTGTTCCCGTTCGCGGACTGCACCCGACGCTCGGCGCGCAGTCGCCGCTGACGCTCTGCTTGTCACACCCACGCGCCGGCCACTGGCATGTTTCGCTACATGACTGGCATCCCAAAAGCGAACCCTACGCTGGGCTTCCCGCCAACGTGGATGAAGCCCGTCAGCGGCGCGAACAACGCTGCGTCGTCGAGCCGATCGAGGCAAAGACGATCGCGTCGACGGTCTCACCACCCCGCGATGCCGTCTGCGATCAAGTCGTGGATCTCCGCTGGCAGCAGCCCAAGGCGTCGTGA
- a CDS encoding beta propeller repeat protein, producing the protein MKPTKATLVTSASRRQFLATASASAGGLLLPAAGGLCAAATDVGSTDHFWYRLAPPGPYIDSQRDQKAFGFDDGAVYLSEDNGATWPHRLPFADADKITFSCILKNGNLLFATLTKLFLSTDNLKSCKQIIVQDRKGNDYLPHTPLDPDNPGWYFHPLDGVHTWDVDGTEMLVWGNYCNVLGGAAPINIYYSTDAGQTVKIAFSFGQSPTFQQKGAGAGDLLGDPEIPIVCRHIHSVAYNPAENAFYACTGDHDRADGARGDVHECHWLRGTYDSANDSWDWKVLVSVNSNSRYKSGGINFVDGRLYWASDANGRNGVMPHDRGIFSCDPADLADMSKHTLLFNPEYESANMIIQDGVILSAHYAPASPYDTGFIISTDMGKTWAQYDLKDFGQRSAVRFHRQNAEGWFRVDLRKGWIERGEVLFIKPKR; encoded by the coding sequence ATGAAGCCCACCAAAGCCACACTCGTCACCTCCGCATCCCGGCGACAGTTTCTCGCCACCGCGTCCGCCTCAGCCGGCGGTCTCCTGCTGCCCGCTGCGGGGGGGCTGTGTGCGGCGGCGACCGATGTCGGTTCCACCGATCACTTTTGGTATCGACTTGCCCCGCCAGGTCCCTACATCGATTCGCAACGCGACCAGAAAGCGTTCGGATTCGATGACGGCGCGGTGTATCTGTCCGAAGACAACGGTGCGACGTGGCCGCACCGGTTGCCGTTTGCCGATGCCGACAAGATCACGTTCAGCTGCATCTTAAAAAATGGCAACCTTCTTTTCGCCACGCTGACGAAACTGTTTTTGAGCACCGATAACCTGAAGTCGTGCAAGCAGATCATCGTCCAAGATCGCAAGGGCAATGATTACCTGCCGCACACGCCGCTGGATCCTGACAATCCGGGTTGGTATTTCCACCCTCTCGATGGCGTTCATACGTGGGACGTCGATGGAACGGAGATGCTGGTGTGGGGGAACTATTGCAACGTGCTGGGCGGTGCGGCGCCGATCAACATCTATTACTCCACCGACGCAGGCCAGACGGTCAAGATCGCGTTCTCGTTTGGGCAGAGTCCGACGTTCCAACAGAAGGGCGCCGGCGCGGGGGATCTGCTGGGCGACCCCGAGATTCCGATCGTTTGCCGTCACATTCATTCGGTCGCCTACAATCCCGCCGAGAATGCGTTCTACGCGTGCACGGGAGACCATGATCGGGCGGACGGGGCTCGCGGTGACGTGCATGAATGCCATTGGCTGCGAGGCACCTATGATTCGGCAAACGACTCCTGGGATTGGAAGGTTCTGGTGTCGGTCAATTCCAACTCACGCTACAAATCCGGCGGCATCAATTTTGTCGACGGCCGGCTTTACTGGGCGTCTGACGCCAACGGCCGCAACGGCGTGATGCCGCACGACCGCGGCATTTTCAGCTGCGATCCGGCCGATCTGGCGGACATGTCCAAGCACACCCTGCTGTTCAACCCCGAATACGAATCCGCCAACATGATCATCCAGGACGGTGTGATCCTGTCGGCGCACTACGCGCCGGCATCGCCCTACGACACCGGGTTCATCATTTCAACCGACATGGGCAAAACCTGGGCGCAGTACGACTTGAAAGATTTTGGCCAACGATCCGCCGTTCGCTTTCACCGCCAGAACGCCGAGGGGTGGTTCCGGGTCGACTTGAGAAAGGGCTGGATCGAGCGGGGCGAAGTGTTGTTCATCAAACCGAAGAGATAG